Proteins found in one Nocardia brasiliensis ATCC 700358 genomic segment:
- a CDS encoding pirin family protein, which yields MSTLTTPHIDVHRAGDRMKTRVSWLDSKHSFSFGEHYDPDNTHHGLLLVNNEDVVSPGQGFDTHPHRDMEIVTWVLGGSLVHQDSLGHSGVIYPGLAQRMSAGTGILHSEKNDSWRLDGAEHDEPVHFVQMWVVPDEPGLTPGYQQLEIDDALAGGGLVTVAAGLPRYRDRTAIAINSSHAALHVARMSGDPEQTIDLPDAPYLHVFVARGEVDMEGVGTLDEGDAVRLTRTGGQRVRARRPSEILVWEMHARLGAQ from the coding sequence ATGTCCACACTCACGACACCACACATCGACGTCCATCGAGCAGGCGACCGCATGAAGACGCGGGTTTCCTGGTTGGATTCGAAGCACTCCTTCTCGTTCGGGGAACACTACGATCCCGACAACACCCATCACGGCCTGCTGCTCGTCAACAACGAAGACGTGGTCTCGCCCGGTCAGGGTTTCGACACCCATCCGCATCGGGACATGGAGATCGTCACGTGGGTGCTCGGCGGCAGTCTGGTGCACCAGGATTCGCTCGGGCACAGCGGTGTGATCTATCCGGGTCTCGCGCAGCGGATGAGCGCGGGCACCGGCATCCTGCACTCGGAGAAGAACGACTCGTGGCGGCTCGACGGCGCCGAACACGACGAGCCGGTGCATTTCGTCCAGATGTGGGTCGTGCCGGACGAACCCGGCCTGACCCCGGGGTATCAGCAGCTCGAGATCGATGACGCGCTGGCCGGCGGCGGCCTGGTGACGGTGGCGGCGGGCCTGCCACGCTACCGGGACCGCACCGCGATCGCCATCAACAGCAGTCATGCGGCGCTGCACGTGGCGCGGATGTCCGGCGACCCCGAGCAGACGATCGACCTGCCCGACGCGCCGTATCTGCACGTGTTCGTCGCGCGCGGCGAGGTGGACATGGAGGGCGTCGGCACCCTGGACGAGGGCGACGCGGTCCGGCTGACCCGGACCGGTGGTCAGCGCGTGCGCGCCCGGCGGCCCTCGGAAATTCTGGTGTGGGAGATGCACGCCCGGTTGGGGGCGCAGTAG
- a CDS encoding DUF4190 domain-containing protein, whose product MSQYPPPGQYPPPPGYPPPGQQPGQYWQESPKGKGLAITALVLGILALLTCWTVIGGFLFGVFALIFGIIAAVKARSGRAGGSGMAISGLVLGIFGMIIAGVLAVVGYSFFVDSGGKDFIDCVSKAGNDQAKLDQCERDWNQNLEDRFSITLTPPPAPTPR is encoded by the coding sequence ATGTCGCAATACCCGCCTCCAGGCCAATATCCCCCACCTCCCGGATACCCGCCGCCGGGGCAGCAACCCGGGCAGTACTGGCAGGAATCGCCGAAGGGCAAGGGCCTCGCGATCACCGCGCTGGTCCTCGGCATCCTCGCGCTGCTCACCTGCTGGACCGTGATCGGCGGCTTCCTGTTCGGCGTCTTCGCCCTCATCTTCGGCATCATCGCGGCGGTCAAGGCCCGCTCGGGCCGCGCGGGTGGTTCGGGCATGGCCATCAGCGGCCTGGTGCTCGGCATCTTCGGCATGATCATCGCGGGCGTGCTCGCCGTCGTCGGCTACAGCTTCTTCGTCGACTCCGGCGGCAAGGACTTCATCGACTGCGTCAGCAAGGCGGGCAACGACCAGGCCAAGCTCGACCAGTGTGAGCGGGACTGGAACCAGAATCTCGAGGACCGGTTCAGCATCACGCTGACCCCGCCGCCCGCGCCCACACCGCGCTAG
- a CDS encoding NUDIX domain-containing protein produces the protein MRPETLTNLERGLREQARRDGIAHFVVGVAVFRDGKLLVVRRVPDDYHGGMYELPGGGVESGETFAECVHRELFEETGLRARVITDFLGGFDYATRTKSKVRKYSFVVTTEPGEVALAPGEHDAFAWIDAEVLAHLPMAHDMRAAVSALVSDQALRADSARHGPTH, from the coding sequence ATGCGACCCGAGACGCTCACGAACCTCGAGCGCGGGCTCCGCGAGCAGGCCCGGCGCGACGGCATCGCACATTTCGTCGTCGGGGTCGCGGTGTTCCGCGACGGCAAACTCCTGGTGGTGCGCCGGGTACCCGACGACTACCACGGCGGCATGTACGAACTACCCGGCGGCGGTGTGGAATCCGGCGAGACCTTCGCCGAGTGCGTGCACCGGGAACTGTTCGAGGAGACCGGCCTGCGGGCCCGGGTGATCACCGACTTCCTCGGCGGCTTCGACTACGCGACCAGAACGAAGTCCAAGGTGCGCAAGTACAGCTTCGTGGTCACCACCGAGCCGGGGGAGGTGGCGCTGGCCCCCGGCGAGCACGACGCGTTCGCCTGGATCGACGCCGAGGTGCTCGCGCACCTGCCGATGGCGCACGACATGCGAGCCGCGGTGAGCGCTCTGGTCAGCGACCAGGCCCTTCGCGCTGATTCGGCGCGGCACGGCCCGACCCACTAA
- a CDS encoding DUF5753 domain-containing protein, producing the protein MAPVSPTVARWELVLRLRELRELRGFDSAGFAKRVGFTPANWSHVEKGRRVLTTNTIGPVLELLEVEAEERAELLALLDASKQRGWWARSSALIGPELQRLYGMEFGAQSIRSYDSLVVPGLLQTEDYARALISADVMIRPVQVEQLVSIRMRRQERLRGVEPVELTAVIGEGTLLQQTGGPEVLRGQLTHLAELIDELDTVEVRVIPFAATAGAVLGGSSFHLVDFAGEQLPTFGWAESAVFGGAVDDPDLVRDLSFAYVRAQEQSLDRDESSTLIRAYAGV; encoded by the coding sequence ATGGCACCCGTCTCGCCTACCGTTGCCCGCTGGGAACTGGTGTTGCGACTGCGGGAGCTGCGCGAACTACGCGGGTTCGACTCGGCGGGTTTCGCCAAACGGGTCGGCTTCACCCCGGCCAATTGGTCGCATGTGGAAAAGGGCCGGCGGGTACTGACCACCAACACCATCGGCCCGGTGCTCGAACTGCTCGAGGTCGAGGCCGAGGAGCGGGCCGAACTGCTCGCCCTGCTCGACGCGAGCAAGCAGCGCGGGTGGTGGGCCAGGTCGTCCGCGCTGATCGGCCCCGAGCTGCAGCGGCTGTACGGCATGGAGTTCGGCGCGCAGAGCATCCGCAGCTACGACAGCCTGGTGGTGCCGGGCCTGTTGCAGACCGAGGACTACGCGCGCGCCCTGATCAGCGCCGACGTGATGATCCGTCCGGTGCAGGTGGAGCAGCTGGTCTCGATCCGGATGCGCCGACAGGAACGACTGCGCGGTGTCGAGCCGGTGGAGCTCACCGCCGTGATCGGCGAGGGCACCCTGCTGCAGCAGACCGGCGGGCCCGAGGTGTTGCGCGGGCAGCTGACCCATCTGGCCGAGCTGATCGATGAGCTCGACACCGTCGAGGTGCGGGTGATCCCGTTCGCCGCCACCGCGGGCGCGGTGCTCGGCGGGTCCAGTTTCCATCTGGTCGACTTCGCGGGCGAGCAGTTGCCGACCTTCGGCTGGGCCGAGAGCGCGGTGTTCGGCGGGGCGGTCGACGACCCGGATCTGGTGCGCGATCTCAGCTTCGCTTACGTTCGCGCACAAGAACAATCGCTGGACCGTGACGAGTCATCGACCCTGATCAGAGCCTATGCCGGCGTGTAA
- a CDS encoding MFS transporter, whose protein sequence is MRDALRESPGVLRLAVVRFAGQFGEGMFQAALSGAILFNPERQTDPLAIAAGFTVLLLPYSLIGPYAGALLDRWDRRAVLLVANVLRAVLIGVVCAGLLAGIGETPLLLLALAVVGISRFVQSGVSAALPRVLAQEWLVPMNSVLATVASGCAALGAATSVAVIGLIGAGDFGSAVAVAISGIGSVLSALLAAGFAPRVLGPEPSVAAKHDSAVHAILTGLRTGASAVWESKQVTTAMLGIGTHRIVFGTNTLIMVLVLRQTPAAGSGLSNGLLGFGVAIAATAAGMLAAAVVAPLLIPRLGRPRTVVLGLICATVVQLTLVTPIAIAEAGTAAQHAHRLLLVGAFLFGLAGQTIKLAGDATMQIDIDDARRGQVFALQDTVFNIAFIVAIAAAAAVIPDDGRSLPVIVAGAGIYCAGIVAILVNTRRRTEPKFG, encoded by the coding sequence CTGCGGGACGCGCTGCGCGAGAGCCCGGGCGTGCTGCGGCTGGCGGTGGTGCGCTTCGCCGGGCAGTTCGGCGAGGGCATGTTCCAGGCGGCGCTGTCCGGCGCGATCCTGTTCAATCCCGAACGCCAGACCGACCCGTTGGCCATCGCGGCCGGTTTCACGGTGCTGCTGCTGCCTTATTCGTTGATCGGACCGTACGCGGGCGCGCTGCTCGATCGCTGGGATCGGCGAGCCGTGCTGCTGGTCGCGAACGTGCTGCGCGCGGTGTTGATCGGGGTGGTGTGCGCGGGGCTGCTCGCCGGCATCGGGGAGACGCCGCTGCTGTTGCTGGCCTTGGCCGTGGTGGGGATCAGCCGGTTCGTGCAGTCGGGCGTGTCGGCGGCGTTGCCGCGGGTGCTCGCGCAGGAATGGCTGGTGCCGATGAATTCGGTGCTCGCCACGGTGGCGTCGGGGTGCGCGGCGCTCGGCGCGGCCACCTCGGTCGCGGTGATCGGGCTGATCGGGGCGGGCGATTTCGGGTCGGCGGTCGCGGTGGCGATCAGCGGGATCGGATCGGTGCTCAGCGCGCTGCTGGCGGCCGGGTTCGCGCCGCGGGTGCTCGGACCGGAACCCAGCGTGGCGGCGAAGCACGACAGTGCGGTGCACGCCATCCTCACCGGCTTACGCACGGGCGCGTCGGCGGTGTGGGAGTCGAAGCAGGTCACGACGGCGATGCTGGGCATCGGCACGCATCGGATCGTGTTCGGCACCAACACCTTGATCATGGTGCTGGTGCTGCGGCAGACGCCCGCCGCGGGCTCGGGTCTGAGCAACGGCCTGCTCGGTTTCGGCGTGGCCATCGCCGCGACGGCGGCGGGAATGCTGGCCGCCGCGGTGGTCGCGCCGCTGCTGATTCCGCGACTCGGGCGGCCGCGCACGGTCGTGCTGGGGCTGATCTGCGCGACCGTGGTGCAGCTGACGCTGGTCACGCCGATCGCCATCGCCGAGGCCGGGACGGCGGCCCAGCATGCGCATCGGCTGCTGCTGGTCGGTGCGTTCCTGTTCGGCCTGGCCGGGCAGACGATCAAACTGGCCGGCGACGCGACGATGCAGATAGATATCGACGATGCGCGGCGCGGTCAGGTGTTCGCGTTGCAGGACACCGTATTCAATATCGCGTTCATTGTCGCAATCGCCGCGGCGGCCGCGGTTATTCCGGATGACGGACGCTCACTGCCGGTGATTGTGGCCGGCGCCGGAATCTATTGCGCGGGTATTGTCGCGATCTTGGTGAATACCCGGCGACGGACCGAGCCGAAGTTCGGCTGA